One genomic region from Phragmites australis chromosome 1, lpPhrAust1.1, whole genome shotgun sequence encodes:
- the LOC133910984 gene encoding uncharacterized protein LOC133910984 isoform X2 has product MSVPGVASPAAERFYCPPPRRHLLNKQQHPPTAAAAAATGAEQSAKPTPELRRDPPPPPPATNLESFMASTAVCVPARRLPRMSTRERGTGAAYYELADLWEAFGEWSAYGAGVPLLLNGADGVVQYYVPFLSAIQLYASTSPPPPSSKSVGDNAPDPSSDVSSESDNERSIGISAQCLADNICTDLEGFSSDGNESGKQEKSPVFQYFEHDAPYGRQPLADMISVFASKFPDLKTYRSCDLLPPSWISVAWYPIYRIPTGPTLQDLDACFLTFHSLSTAPDCKLSGRPETNNFHSNTIADIPGKITLPLIGLASYKFNGSKWMSNQHHEQQLTTLLQKAADDWLCQRQVDHPDYRFFLSH; this is encoded by the exons ATGTCCGTCCCcggcgtcgcctcccccgccgccgagCGTTTCTATTGCCCGCCgccccgccgccacctcctcaaCAAGCAGCAGCACCCACCAACAgcagcggcggctgcggcgacgGGGGCCGAACAGTCGGCGAAGCCAACGCCCGAGCTACGGAGGgaccctcccccgccgccgccggcgaccaaCCTCGAGAGCTTCATGGCCTCCACCGCCGTCTGCGTGCCTGCGCGGCGCCTCCCCCGA ATGAGCACACGGGAAAGGGGAACAGGCGCGGCGTACTACGAGCTTGCAGATCTGTGGGAAGCGTTCGGGGAGTGGAGCGCATACGGTGCCGGCGTGCCGCTGTTGCTCAACGGCGCGGACGGCGTCGTACAGTACTACGTGCCCTTCCTCTCGGCTATCCAGCTCTATGCCtcgacctcgccgccgccgccatccagTAAGAG TGTTGGTGACAATGCCCCAGACCCAAGCAGTGATGTAAGCAGTGAGAGTGACAATGAAAGGTCCATTGGAATATCAGCCCAGTGTTTAGCAGACAATATTTGCACTGATCTTGAAGGTTTCTCCAGTGATGGCAATGAGTCTGGCAAGCAGGAAAAGTCCCCTGTTTTCCAATACTTTGAGCATGATGCACCATATGGAAGACAACCTTTAGCAGATATG ATTTCAGTTTTTGCAAGTAAGTTTCCTGATCTGAAGACATACAGGAGCTGTGACCTTCTGCCACCCAGTTGGATTTCTGTAGCCTG GTATCCCATATACCGGATACCGACAGGACCCACGTTACAAGATCTGGATGCTTGCTTTTTAACATTCCATTCACTGTCAACAGCACCTGACT GTAAGTTAAGTGGGCGTCCTGAGACAAATAACTTCCATAGCAATACAATTGCTGATATTCCAGGGAAGATCACCTTACCTCTGATTGGTCTAgcttcttacaaatttaatggTTCCAAGTGGATGTCAAATCAGCACCATGAGCAGCAGTTAACTACATTGCTTCAGAAAGCTGCTGATGACTGGCTTTGCCAGCGGCAAGTGGATCACCCAGATTACCGCTTCTTCCTCTCACACTAA
- the LOC133910984 gene encoding uncharacterized protein LOC133910984 isoform X1 → MSVPGVASPAAERFYCPPPRRHLLNKQQHPPTAAAAAATGAEQSAKPTPELRRDPPPPPPATNLESFMASTAVCVPARRLPRMSTRERGTGAAYYELADLWEAFGEWSAYGAGVPLLLNGADGVVQYYVPFLSAIQLYASTSPPPPSSKRRFGEDSVGDNAPDPSSDVSSESDNERSIGISAQCLADNICTDLEGFSSDGNESGKQEKSPVFQYFEHDAPYGRQPLADMISVFASKFPDLKTYRSCDLLPPSWISVAWYPIYRIPTGPTLQDLDACFLTFHSLSTAPDCKLSGRPETNNFHSNTIADIPGKITLPLIGLASYKFNGSKWMSNQHHEQQLTTLLQKAADDWLCQRQVDHPDYRFFLSH, encoded by the exons ATGTCCGTCCCcggcgtcgcctcccccgccgccgagCGTTTCTATTGCCCGCCgccccgccgccacctcctcaaCAAGCAGCAGCACCCACCAACAgcagcggcggctgcggcgacgGGGGCCGAACAGTCGGCGAAGCCAACGCCCGAGCTACGGAGGgaccctcccccgccgccgccggcgaccaaCCTCGAGAGCTTCATGGCCTCCACCGCCGTCTGCGTGCCTGCGCGGCGCCTCCCCCGA ATGAGCACACGGGAAAGGGGAACAGGCGCGGCGTACTACGAGCTTGCAGATCTGTGGGAAGCGTTCGGGGAGTGGAGCGCATACGGTGCCGGCGTGCCGCTGTTGCTCAACGGCGCGGACGGCGTCGTACAGTACTACGTGCCCTTCCTCTCGGCTATCCAGCTCTATGCCtcgacctcgccgccgccgccatccagTAAGAG ACGATTTGGTGAAGACAGTGTTGGTGACAATGCCCCAGACCCAAGCAGTGATGTAAGCAGTGAGAGTGACAATGAAAGGTCCATTGGAATATCAGCCCAGTGTTTAGCAGACAATATTTGCACTGATCTTGAAGGTTTCTCCAGTGATGGCAATGAGTCTGGCAAGCAGGAAAAGTCCCCTGTTTTCCAATACTTTGAGCATGATGCACCATATGGAAGACAACCTTTAGCAGATATG ATTTCAGTTTTTGCAAGTAAGTTTCCTGATCTGAAGACATACAGGAGCTGTGACCTTCTGCCACCCAGTTGGATTTCTGTAGCCTG GTATCCCATATACCGGATACCGACAGGACCCACGTTACAAGATCTGGATGCTTGCTTTTTAACATTCCATTCACTGTCAACAGCACCTGACT GTAAGTTAAGTGGGCGTCCTGAGACAAATAACTTCCATAGCAATACAATTGCTGATATTCCAGGGAAGATCACCTTACCTCTGATTGGTCTAgcttcttacaaatttaatggTTCCAAGTGGATGTCAAATCAGCACCATGAGCAGCAGTTAACTACATTGCTTCAGAAAGCTGCTGATGACTGGCTTTGCCAGCGGCAAGTGGATCACCCAGATTACCGCTTCTTCCTCTCACACTAA